The nucleotide window TCTGAAAAATTTTGCATGGAAAACTGCGCGCCTTCCCTTAAATCCGGGATTGACATAGCTTCAAAACTGATATAGTTTAACGCCTCGATGGGTTATTCTTCCTGCGGGGCTGTTTTTGGTGGGGGGAGGCTTTTCAAAGGCCTTTATTCCGTTATCTTTTATTTAAAAATGTCCTGCCGCTGTCCCTTCCTCTCAGCGGGAGAGGATAGGGAGGAGTTACATCCTTCCATATTCCCGTTGCGGGTATGGGGTTTATAAAGGGAGGCAGTAATTGTCTAAAGAGGATCAGCACAGCAGTTACATAATCGGGGAAGGGCTCCCCTTTGTCTTTGCTTCATTTCTTGCTGCCATTCTGATCTATTGGGCCGGTTTCCGGTTTGTTTCCCTGTTTTTCTTCTGTCTTGCCTTTTTCATAACCTGGTTTTTTCGTAATCCGGAGAGGGAAACCCCTGAAAAAGAGGGGTTGATCATTTCTCCGGCCGATGGCCTGGTAATAAAGATTGAGGAGGTCCAAAGCGGGGAGATCCCGGGGCAAATCATGCGTAAAGTAAGCATCTTCATGAACGTTTTCAATGTCCATGTCAACAGGTTCCCCTGTTCGGGAGAAATCCGGACGATAAGTTACAGGCCGGGGAAGTTCCTTTCCGCCAACCTGGATAAGGCATCGGAAGCAAATGAAAGAAATACAGTTGTCATCAGAATGGCCGACGGCCGCGAGATCGTAACGATCCAGATTGCCGGTCTTATTGCCAGACGAATCGTCTGGTGGATCAGGGAACATGATACTGCTCAAAAGGGGAAACGGTTCGGAATGATCCGTTTCGGTTCACGGCTCGAGGTTTTCATGCCTTTGAGTTCTGCCGTTCTCGTCAATATTGGCGACAAGGTCAGGGCCGGGGAAACGCCCATAGGAGAATTGACATGAAAAATAACAGACAACACGAGGAGAATAGAAGGAATCTGGTCGTTTATGTGCTTCCCAACCTCTTCACGACGGCCAACCTGTTTTGCGGTTTTTATTCAGTAATTGCTGCCATGAAGGGTATGTATGAAGTTGCGGCTATTGCTATTCTGGTTGCCGTAGTTCTGGACAGCCTGGATGGCCGGATCGCGCGCATGACCCATACGACCAGCCGGTTCGGCGGCGAATATGACTCTTTATGCGACCTTGTGAGTTTCGGCGTGGCGCCGGCGCTCATGATTTACAACTGGTCCTTGTTTTCTTTCGGAAAATGGGGCTGGCTGGTGGCTTTTCTGTTCGTTGTCTGCGGCGCTCTGCGGCTGGCCAGGTTCAATGTGCAGGTGGGGATTATCAACAGTCGGGTCTTCAATGGCTTGCCGATTCCCGGCGGCGCGGCGGTGTTGGCTACGTTCATACTGCTTTTTTATTATCTGGGAGGAGAAGGGCGCTACCCGAGTTTACCGATCATGATTGGTGTGGCCGCGACATCGATTTTTATGGTAAGCAGCATAAAATATTACAGTTTCAAGGACCTTAATTATTTTTCCCGCAAGCCTTTTATGTGTTTTGTGTTGATTGTCTTAATCCTCGTTATCATTGCCGCGGAGCCGCAGATTATGCTCTTTACGTTCGCCTTTGGTTACAGTCTAACCGGCCCGGTATGGGCTTTGCTGAAACTTCTCAGGCGAAAGCAGGAGAATGTTGAGGTGGAGAAGCAGGCTCAATCTCACGACCTCCCCGTTTAATATGAAAAAGATGGATAAAGATATAAGTTTTCGGGTTTGAGTTCTTGTATGTCGTTTAGCGGTGCTGCGGGGCGTGCTTAAAAAAATTACAAAATTACAAATCAAGGAGCGTTTAAATGAGAAGCTACAATGTGGCGGTTGTCGGGGCAACGGGAGCAGTCGGCAACGAGATGATCAAGGTTTTGGAACAGCGCAACTTTCCTGTTAAGGAATTGACGCTTCTTGCCTCGGACCGATCGCTGGGCAAGGAACTCACCTTTCATGGCAAATCCATACCGGTTGAGGTGCTGACGGAAAACTCCTTCAGGGGAATTGAGATAGGGCTTTTTTCCGCCGGGGGGAGTATCAGCGAAAAGTTTGCCCCGCTTGCCGCTGCCGCCGGTTGTGTGGTTATCGACAATACAAGCGCCTTCCGAATGGTCCCGGAGATTCCGCTGGTCGTCCCAGAGGTTAATCCCGAGGCGATCGCCCTGTACAAGAACCGCGGAATTATCGCCAACCCCAACTGTTCCACGATACAGATGGTTGTAGCACTGAAACCGATTCACGACGCGGCGCGGATAAAAAGGATCGTGGTTTCGACCTACCAGGCTGTTTCGGGAACGGGCAAGAGGGCAATCGAGGAACTTTCTCTGCAGACGCAGGCGCTCTTGAGCTTCAATGACCCAGTTGTCAAGGTATATCCGCACCGGATAGCCTTCAACTGTCTGCCGCATATCGACGTCTTTCTGGAAAACGGCTACACGAAAGAAGAGATGAAAATGGTCAATGAGACCAAGAAGATATTTAACGATCAATCGATCAGGGTAACCGCCACAGCCGTGCGGGTTCCCGTTTTTTACAGCCATTCTGAGGCGGTAAATATTGAAACAGAAAAAAAGCTCACGGCCGAACAGGTCCGCGAACTGCTTTCCGGGGCGCCGGGCGTTGTGGTTGTCGATAACCCGGGCTTCAACGAGTATCCGCTGGCAATTGACGCCGCCGGCAGGGATGAAACGTTTGTCGGCAGAATACGGGAAGACGAGTCCATTCCCAATGGAATAAATCTCTGGGTTGTGTCGGATAATATAAGAAAAGGCGCCGCCCTGAACGCCGTCCAGATCGCCGAGATTTTGAGCAGCAAGTATCTATGAGAATAAGCGGAGGGGAGGCGAAGGGAAGGCTGATCCGCATTCCGGCGGGGGGGCATGTCCGGCCTACAACCGATCGCGTCAGGGAATCGCTTTTTAATATACTCTCTACAGTAGCGGAAACATCATTCCTGGATTTATTTGCAGGCAGCGGGATTGTCGGCATAGAGGCGCTGAGCCGCGGCGCTGCTCATGCCGTCTTTGTGGAAAAGGATTTAAAGGTTGCCGACGCTCTGAAGGAAAGGATCAGCGGGTTCGGATTTACAGGCCGGGCCAATGTGATTTCCGCCCCTGTGCATAAGGCGCTGGATATTCTCCGTCGCAGTGGGAAAAGATTTGACATAATTTTTGCAGATCCTCCCTATAACGAAGGTCAGGCTGTTGAAACCATGCATTTTCTGGAGAATGGGGAGTTGATGGCTCCCGCTGGCGTTTTGGTCCTGCAGCATTCCGCAAGAGAAAAAACCGGGGAGCTGAAGGCCGTCTCGCTGTTTTTGACCGACAAGAGACAATATGGGGAGACAGTTTTATCTTTTTTCCGAAAAGAAGATTCCGGCGGGGAGGGCGGACAAGGAGCGCAAGCAGGGGACTGATGGCGGCGCGGTTGGTTAATCCTTAATGGCATAAAAAACGCGAGGGGGAGTAGCTGTGAAAAAAATGGCTGTATATCCAGGCTCTTTTGATCCTATTACCAATGGCCATGTCGATATTATCAGGCGCAGCCTGCATATGTTTGATGAATTGACTGTTTTGATAGCGCATAATCCGACAAAGAAAACGCACTTTTCCCTGGAGGAGCGCCTGGAGATGATCCGGGAGGTCACCCAGGACTGCAAAAATATCCGTGTGGACAGTTTTGACGGACTGCTGGTCGATTATCTAAAGGAAATGGGCGCGGACGTTATTATTCGTGGGCTCCGGGCTCTTTCCGATTTTGAATACGAGTTTCAGCTTGCCCTGATGAACCGTCGGCTGAACCGCGATATCGAGACGTTATTTCTTATGACCGGGTACCAGTGGTTCTACACCAGCTCAACAATTATTAATGAGGCGGCCAGTATGGGCGGTTCCGTCGAGGGGCTGGTCCCGGATATAGTGAACAGGAAGCTGATAGAGAAATATTCAAACAAAGGAGTATAGGTATGGAAAAGAACGTAGCTTTGCATAAACTGGCAAAAAGGATTGGGCTGATCAAGCCCTCGCCGACGTTGGAGATTCAGGCAAAGGCCAACGCCCTGAAAGCGGCAGGACGCGATATCATCAGTTTCGGGGCGGGGGAGCCCGATTTTGACACGCCGGATAACATCAAGGAAGCGGCCATTGCCTCGATAAAGGCGGGGTTTACCAAATACACGCCCGTCGGGGGAATCGATGATCTCAAGGATGCGGTCATCGCCAAGCTGGAGCGGGACAGCCAGTTGCGATACGGGCGTTCCCAGATTGTCGTCTCCTGCGGCGCCAAGCACTCCCTTTTCAACATTGCCCATGTGCTCTTCGAGGAGGGCGACGAGGTGCTTATTCCCTCGCCCTATTGGGTCTCCTACACCGACATCGTCTATCTGACCGGGGCCAAACCGGTGGTGATAAAAACCAGCATTGAAGATGGCTTCAAGCTTCAGCCGGCGCAACTGGAAGCGGCGATAACGCCGCGCACCCGGGCCATGATCATCAACTGCCCGTCAAACCCCGCCGGGGTCTGTTACAGCCGGCAGGAATTGGAGAAACTTGCCGAGATACTTCTTGCCAGGGGCGTCATGATCATATCGGATGACATCTACGAAAAGATAATCTACGACGATAACAGATTTTATTCGCTGGCATCGTTCAGCGAAGAGCTTAAGAACAATACGCTTGTCGTCAATGGCGTATCCAAGAGCTATGCGATGACCGGCTGGCGCATTGGCTACACGGCCGGCCCCGAAGAGATAATTGCGGCGATTACGAAATACCAGAGTCAGAACACCTCCAATCCGACCTCGATAGCTCAGAAGGCGGCGGTGGCAGCGCTCAATGGTCCGCAGGAGGGGGTGCTGGCGATGAGTCGGGCATTCCAGCAGCGCCGGGACGTTATTGTCCGCAGGCTCAACGAGATACCGGGGATCGACTGCCTGAACCCGCAGGGCGCCTTTTATGTGTTTCCCCGTGTCTCGTCTTTCTACGGCAAATCTTTCGGGGGAAGGGTCATCGGCAATTCATCGGAAATGGCGGCTTATCTGCTGGAAGAGGCGAACGTGGCCCTGGTCCCAGGGGTGGATTTTGGCCATGACGACCATCTGCGCCTCTCCTATGCCACATCGCTTGCGAAGATTGAAATGGGGGTTGAGAGAATGCGGGCGGCCCTGCTGAAGAGTTAGCTTAACCTTCAGCAACCTCGCTGATTTTAACTGTTCATAATCAGATGCTGGCAAAGAAGGTGAAGGCGCTCAGTCTGCCGCCGTCAGAAAATAGAGGT belongs to Syntrophales bacterium and includes:
- a CDS encoding phosphatidylserine decarboxylase family protein, whose product is MSKEDQHSSYIIGEGLPFVFASFLAAILIYWAGFRFVSLFFFCLAFFITWFFRNPERETPEKEGLIISPADGLVIKIEEVQSGEIPGQIMRKVSIFMNVFNVHVNRFPCSGEIRTISYRPGKFLSANLDKASEANERNTVVIRMADGREIVTIQIAGLIARRIVWWIREHDTAQKGKRFGMIRFGSRLEVFMPLSSAVLVNIGDKVRAGETPIGELT
- the pssA gene encoding CDP-diacylglycerol--serine O-phosphatidyltransferase, whose protein sequence is MKNNRQHEENRRNLVVYVLPNLFTTANLFCGFYSVIAAMKGMYEVAAIAILVAVVLDSLDGRIARMTHTTSRFGGEYDSLCDLVSFGVAPALMIYNWSLFSFGKWGWLVAFLFVVCGALRLARFNVQVGIINSRVFNGLPIPGGAAVLATFILLFYYLGGEGRYPSLPIMIGVAATSIFMVSSIKYYSFKDLNYFSRKPFMCFVLIVLILVIIAAEPQIMLFTFAFGYSLTGPVWALLKLLRRKQENVEVEKQAQSHDLPV
- a CDS encoding aspartate-semialdehyde dehydrogenase; the encoded protein is MRSYNVAVVGATGAVGNEMIKVLEQRNFPVKELTLLASDRSLGKELTFHGKSIPVEVLTENSFRGIEIGLFSAGGSISEKFAPLAAAAGCVVIDNTSAFRMVPEIPLVVPEVNPEAIALYKNRGIIANPNCSTIQMVVALKPIHDAARIKRIVVSTYQAVSGTGKRAIEELSLQTQALLSFNDPVVKVYPHRIAFNCLPHIDVFLENGYTKEEMKMVNETKKIFNDQSIRVTATAVRVPVFYSHSEAVNIETEKKLTAEQVRELLSGAPGVVVVDNPGFNEYPLAIDAAGRDETFVGRIREDESIPNGINLWVVSDNIRKGAALNAVQIAEILSSKYL
- the rsmD gene encoding 16S rRNA (guanine(966)-N(2))-methyltransferase RsmD → MRISGGEAKGRLIRIPAGGHVRPTTDRVRESLFNILSTVAETSFLDLFAGSGIVGIEALSRGAAHAVFVEKDLKVADALKERISGFGFTGRANVISAPVHKALDILRRSGKRFDIIFADPPYNEGQAVETMHFLENGELMAPAGVLVLQHSAREKTGELKAVSLFLTDKRQYGETVLSFFRKEDSGGEGGQGAQAGD
- the coaD gene encoding pantetheine-phosphate adenylyltransferase, producing MAVYPGSFDPITNGHVDIIRRSLHMFDELTVLIAHNPTKKTHFSLEERLEMIREVTQDCKNIRVDSFDGLLVDYLKEMGADVIIRGLRALSDFEYEFQLALMNRRLNRDIETLFLMTGYQWFYTSSTIINEAASMGGSVEGLVPDIVNRKLIEKYSNKGV
- a CDS encoding pyridoxal phosphate-dependent aminotransferase, whose amino-acid sequence is MEKNVALHKLAKRIGLIKPSPTLEIQAKANALKAAGRDIISFGAGEPDFDTPDNIKEAAIASIKAGFTKYTPVGGIDDLKDAVIAKLERDSQLRYGRSQIVVSCGAKHSLFNIAHVLFEEGDEVLIPSPYWVSYTDIVYLTGAKPVVIKTSIEDGFKLQPAQLEAAITPRTRAMIINCPSNPAGVCYSRQELEKLAEILLARGVMIISDDIYEKIIYDDNRFYSLASFSEELKNNTLVVNGVSKSYAMTGWRIGYTAGPEEIIAAITKYQSQNTSNPTSIAQKAAVAALNGPQEGVLAMSRAFQQRRDVIVRRLNEIPGIDCLNPQGAFYVFPRVSSFYGKSFGGRVIGNSSEMAAYLLEEANVALVPGVDFGHDDHLRLSYATSLAKIEMGVERMRAALLKS